In a single window of the Bactrocera dorsalis isolate Fly_Bdor chromosome 2, ASM2337382v1, whole genome shotgun sequence genome:
- the LOC105228512 gene encoding low-density lipoprotein receptor encodes MRFVIFVLICYVALAIEADDYEDCEGSLCKNGECIDDLDWCNGSVECSDGSDEMDCKATLCSYGAFKCHYGACIPAEKVCDKEFDCLDGSDEAFQNCEPPTFCKPNKFQCGNGGCVDLSKKCDGKFDCPDQSDEYPPLCG; translated from the exons atGCGTTTCGTGATTTTTGTGCTTATCTGCTATGTTGCCTTAGCAATAGAGG CTGATGACTATGAAGATTGCGAGGGATCACTATGTAAAAATGGTGAATGCATTGATGATCTGGACTGGTGTAATGGGTCTGTAGAGTGTTCAGATGGATCTGATGAAATGGATTGTAAAGCCACATTATGCTCATATGGAGCTTTTAAATGTCACTATGGCGCTTGTATACCGGCTGAAAAAGTTTGCGATAAAGAATTCGATTGCTTGGATGGCAGTGATGAAGCGTTTCAAAATTGTGAACCTCCTACGTTTTGTAAACCCAATAAATTCCAATGTGGAAATGGCGGATGCgtagatttaagcaaaaaatgtgaTGGCAAATTCGATTGTCCCGATCAATCTGACGAATATCCGCCCTTGTGTGGCTAA